The Pseudanabaena yagii GIHE-NHR1 genomic interval ATCGATTAGTCCTGCTTCGTAAACGCGCATCAGGTCAGGGCAAGCGATCATCGCTGTTTCGTCGATTTCAAACATGCCTTGGATGCCTGTGCGATCATCTCTTTGTCCTAGGAGATCACGGGCAAAGCGATCGATTGAGGAGATGTAAGGAGGAGGAGCAATTTCATAGGCTCCGTTGGCAGGACGACGGGAGAGGGGCTGTCCACTGGTGGAGATATCAGCGATGGTGACATATTCAGAATCGGCGATCGCTGTGACAACATAGTCGGCAACTTCGGGGGCGACCTGTGGATTCATGGAGACATTCTCGAATCTTTCGAGTTCCTGTCCACCACGAACGACGACAACATTGAAAAATTCACCAGTATTTAAAGGTGGCTCGGCATCATCAGGTGCATCAGCAGGTAAAGGCTTGGGCGTACTTTCTTGGATGATCACCTTGAGGCGATCGCCTGAGGATGGCAAAGCTAATTGACTTTCAGAGGCATCGGCAGGCTTGATGTTAAACATCAATGCGGGTTTATTGTTGGATGTGCCGATCCGTAGAGCTGTAGCTTCTGGAGGTGGAGGAGTTGAGCCAGGTAATTTTGTACCGATACTCGTTACCCAACAGCGACCACCGCCATTGACAAACCAACCGCTAACGGCAAAGGGTAAGTAAGCATCGAAGTCAGTAAATCCGTCGGAACCGGGGGCAGCGAAATATTCACGATATTGATCCCATGATGTCACCATCATCGGTTTGAATAGTTCCGCATCACCGCGCACATCTTCTGTAAATCCAATAAATCCCGCCACACTCAGGCTGATCCCTTCAATCGGACGACTGCCTTTATCAACCTCTTCGACGTATACGCCCGGGGCGAAGTAGTCTAGTGCCATATGCCACCCTTTAACTATGTCTATAGAGGTATACAGTAGGCAGGATTAAAATTAAGGGTTATTAGACTTTAGTCTATACTTTTACTAAAATGAGATGGCTCAAAAGTTCTTGGTGTTAAACCAAATTTAATTACTAAGAAATAATAAAAGTTCTGTTAACAATTGCTAAGGATTAATAAATGCTTTTAGATGGAATTTAATCTCTATTACGTTTTATTTCATGCTTGAGATCATTGGGAATAGACCTTGTAGGCATCTCTAATAAAGTATTGATTCCAGCAATATTTCTTTAGAATTTAGGCTTTAGCGTTAATTTTTATTTAATTTTTGTTTTAGCAGATTGCCTAACTAAGCTTATTTACCTACTTAACTTGCTTGAATAAGTTTTTATTTTTACTGATAAGAAATCAAAAGAATGATATATGACAACAACGGCTCAAGTGGTATCAGTTTTATTAGTAGAAAATGACTCTATTTTTCGTAGAGGGTTACATACACTGCTGAGCTTTTATAGTGATGATTGCTATCTACAATTTCAGATTGTGGGGGAGGCGACCTCTAGCGAGCAAGCAATCAAGCTGGTAGTCGAGCAAAAACCCGCACTGATACTTTTGGATGTGAAGTTAGCTTTGGAATTACCTGAAGACAGTGGACTGAAAGTACTCATGGATTTAAAGAAATTGGATTATCATGGCAAGGCTTTGATTTTGTCAGCACATCGCGAGGATGAGTTGGTATTTCGAGCGATGCAGTTGGGTGCGCGAGGCTATGTGGCAAAGGATCGCATTGGTAGTCAGTTGTATGATGCAATTTCTACAGTTATGAATGACGAAATTTTCTTACCGCCTGATATTGCTACCAGCTTCTTTCGGATTTTTCATTTCTATGCAGGGCGATCGCTACAGGGGCATTGCACGATCCATCTAACCGATCGCGAGCAGGAGGTATTGAACTGGTTAATTAAGGGAGCATCGAATGAGGAAATTTCTCGCTATTTGCATGTAACGATCGCGACAGTGAAAGCGCATCTCACTAGTGTGTTTGAAAAGTTAGGGGTGACTAGTCGCACGCAGGCAATTGTCAAAGCTTTAAAGTTAGGTTTGGTAGGTACTGATGAGTAATTATTTAGCGATCGCTACGGTTACGGCTACATTACAACGAATTTTGCAATCGGTAATTCAACAAGATATTGAGGGTGCTAGAGCCACAACTTTACCCCCTGGGGGGATTTCCACAGGTGCGCCAGAGGTGGGGGTCAATATTTTCTTATATCAAGTGACGAGTAATCCTGCATTGGCTAATTATGACTCTGCACCAA includes:
- a CDS encoding phage tail sheath family protein gives rise to the protein MALDYFAPGVYVEEVDKGSRPIEGISLSVAGFIGFTEDVRGDAELFKPMMVTSWDQYREYFAAPGSDGFTDFDAYLPFAVSGWFVNGGGRCWVTSIGTKLPGSTPPPPEATALRIGTSNNKPALMFNIKPADASESQLALPSSGDRLKVIIQESTPKPLPADAPDDAEPPLNTGEFFNVVVVRGGQELERFENVSMNPQVAPEVADYVVTAIADSEYVTIADISTSGQPLSRRPANGAYEIAPPPYISSIDRFARDLLGQRDDRTGIQGMFEIDETAMIACPDLMRVYEAGLIDIDQVHGVMEMMLSMCENSFPGPAFRMAVIDPPPIKPSKGMEAVPPDRQKPQDVAQWLSMFNRRSMFGALYYPWIKVANPRKGGKPSYVPPCGHIMGLWCRTDQSRGIFKAPANDTPRGVLGLAYETNMREQELLNPIGINCIRNFASYNRGFKVWGARTLVEPDNIQWRYISVRRLISYIEKSIEIGTQWVVFEPNDTDLWARVSRTVSNFLEGLWRNGALFGGAASEAFYVKCDASINTNETMMMGRLFIEVGICPVRPAEFVIFRVSQWSPNS
- a CDS encoding response regulator transcription factor, whose amino-acid sequence is MTTTAQVVSVLLVENDSIFRRGLHTLLSFYSDDCYLQFQIVGEATSSEQAIKLVVEQKPALILLDVKLALELPEDSGLKVLMDLKKLDYHGKALILSAHREDELVFRAMQLGARGYVAKDRIGSQLYDAISTVMNDEIFLPPDIATSFFRIFHFYAGRSLQGHCTIHLTDREQEVLNWLIKGASNEEISRYLHVTIATVKAHLTSVFEKLGVTSRTQAIVKALKLGLVGTDE